The following are encoded in a window of Magnolia sinica isolate HGM2019 chromosome 11, MsV1, whole genome shotgun sequence genomic DNA:
- the LOC131218255 gene encoding EPIDERMAL PATTERNING FACTOR-like protein 2 produces the protein MGHKHLYLLLAFLLVSSTQVRFMAEGSIISRFLQVINMGDEDKVFVRARIGSRPPSCERRCSSCGHCEAVQMPAVPQDGNGRRHSSKVTTISSRAADTSNYKPMNWKCKCGDMIFNP, from the exons atgggccacaagcatctCTATCTTCTCCTTGCATTCCTCCTAGTAAGCTCCACCCAAGTCAGATTCATGGCAgaag GTAGTATAATCTCAAGGTTCCTTCAAGTCATCAAT ATGGGAGATGAAGATAAGGTATTTGTAAGGGCTCGGATCGGATCGAGGCCACCGAGCTGTGAAAGGAGGTGCAGTTCATGTGGTCATTGTGAGGCAGTTCAAATGCCAGCGGTCCCGCAAGATGGAAATGGAAGAAGACACTCTTCTAAGGTCACTACAATCAGTTCAAGAGCTGCAGACACTTCCAACTACAAGCCCATGAACTGGAAATGCAAATGTGGGGACATGATATTCAATCCATGA
- the LOC131218816 gene encoding ubiquitin-conjugating enzyme E2 1-like, translating to MSSSSSAQLRLMSDLKAITNEPPEGCSASPFAEENLFVWSAMIFGPDETPWEGGVFGLRLIFGDNYPGKPPRVRFTSEVFHPNVYHDGALCMDIIQDAWSPCHNVCTILTSIQSLLTDPNPASPANPEAAQLYQHDIQAYNRRVRRCARKSIECL from the exons ATGTCGTCGTCATCATCTGCGCAGCTTCGGCTGATGTCCGATCTCAAAGCGATAACAAATGAACCTCCTGAG GGGTGCAGCGCGAGCCCATTCGCTGAAGAAAATCTGTTTGTGTGGAGTGCGATGATATTCGGTCCCGACGAAACGCCTTGGGAGG GTGGTGTGTTCGGGTtgcggttgatttttggggataATTATCCGGGGAAGCCCCCTCGCGTCCGATTCACATCGGAGGTTTTTCATCCCAACG TTTATCACGATGGGGCACTCTGCATGGACATCATTCAGGATGCATGGTCACCATGTCACAATGTTTGTACTATTTTGACATCAATTCAG TCACTACTCACTGACCCAAACCCGGCAAGTCCTGCGAATCCCGAGGCCGCTCAACTCTACCAACATGACATTCAGGCTTATAACAG GAGAGTCCGACGATGTGCTCGCAAGTCTATCGAATGTTTGTAG